The following are encoded in a window of Methanococcus voltae genomic DNA:
- the mmp11 gene encoding methanogenesis marker protein 11 yields MNISYKKIIAMVDEQLDLVELVEEHPCPSGSEWMIYQYSRTSPNILSAWRDGNKHHYVFKLGKGELDLVPSLSAAGIEGISLNGDEVSITYAGLAGAGVGVGLRKDAENVISTEIIEKGGGSKLGKGVLITPMMEKLTVGIDDTDTKEEGATWVLANEVGQLIEQKGMGYYLDHTITQLFPGNPNKTQNCVSIALTFAVYPKYKYEVGKEIKKILKEKTLSNKTSIAVYCGITPSKSMRLYTLNAKREMVSIEDAKMVAMRNNIDIIEVTGNGGIIGAVAALGLSENHDMASKLPEDIVYKH; encoded by the coding sequence ATGAATATTTCGTACAAAAAAATAATTGCGATGGTAGATGAACAACTTGATTTGGTGGAATTAGTTGAAGAGCACCCCTGCCCAAGCGGTTCTGAATGGATGATATACCAATACAGCCGTACATCACCAAATATATTATCTGCTTGGAGAGATGGTAATAAACATCATTATGTATTTAAATTGGGTAAAGGCGAGTTAGATTTAGTTCCTTCCTTATCTGCAGCAGGTATTGAAGGTATTTCCTTAAATGGCGACGAAGTAAGTATAACCTATGCGGGATTAGCTGGTGCAGGTGTGGGAGTAGGGTTAAGAAAAGATGCCGAGAATGTTATTTCCACTGAAATAATTGAAAAAGGAGGGGGCTCTAAATTAGGTAAAGGTGTTTTAATTACCCCTATGATGGAAAAATTGACAGTAGGTATTGACGACACCGATACGAAAGAAGAAGGAGCTACCTGGGTATTGGCAAACGAGGTTGGTCAGTTAATCGAACAAAAAGGTATGGGATATTACCTTGACCATACAATAACCCAGTTATTCCCCGGAAATCCCAATAAAACGCAAAATTGTGTATCAATTGCTTTAACCTTTGCAGTTTATCCAAAATACAAGTATGAAGTTGGAAAAGAAATCAAGAAAATCTTAAAAGAAAAGACTCTCTCAAATAAAACCTCAATAGCAGTTTATTGTGGGATAACACCTTCTAAAAGTATGAGATTGTATACATTAAATGCAAAAAGAGAAATGGTTTCAATAGAAGATGCTAAAATGGTGGCAATGAGAAATAATATTGATATTATAGAAGTTACCGGAAATGGCGGGATTATTGGTGCCGTAGCAGCCTTAGGTTTATCTGAAAATCACGATATGGCTTCTAAATTACCTGAAGATATTGTATATAAACATTAA
- a CDS encoding methanogenesis marker 16 metalloprotein translates to MENENCEKIIITVDELKKMVKNNEEDKINEVDIITCGTCGVMSGTMAIMHVPMDQKFRKAEKFTLNGINCNVGPCPNEYLGSVDITVNGTSHTEDYGAGFLFKDLIAGKEVIAKAYCDNKVYEKAINLSEIPTANLIGTRMAFKNYVALTNLGKPVNTIFHRIPLKKGEASFSGCGEYNPLQNMNTEYSNLFGKKILLNGSEGIVLGYGTRYAKEKPNLMISADMHTMDDYYIGGFHTSAGAEIYDTVAIPVEMNEKNKKYLMTIDDDIILPLTNVLGRELIKEATYGEAWNNADLRPKVDLTKCTENKYRNSETPLSKFCEAVALCPTKALENGIPSKDCFGCGICAKVCHEGVYSMKLNSIGGIPITCRQSDRVRALKLSKELKKRIEKGEFKL, encoded by the coding sequence ATGGAAAACGAAAATTGCGAAAAAATTATTATAACAGTTGACGAATTAAAAAAAATGGTAAAGAATAATGAAGAAGACAAAATTAACGAAGTAGATATTATTACTTGTGGTACTTGCGGAGTAATGTCGGGCACAATGGCGATAATGCACGTACCGATGGATCAAAAATTTAGAAAAGCTGAAAAATTTACGTTAAACGGGATTAATTGCAATGTTGGTCCTTGTCCTAACGAATATTTGGGTAGTGTAGATATTACCGTCAATGGTACATCCCATACTGAGGATTATGGCGCAGGATTTTTATTTAAAGATTTAATTGCAGGAAAAGAAGTAATTGCCAAAGCTTATTGTGATAATAAAGTTTATGAAAAAGCCATTAATTTATCAGAAATACCGACTGCAAACCTTATCGGTACTAGAATGGCATTTAAAAACTATGTTGCACTAACAAACTTAGGAAAACCCGTTAATACAATATTCCACAGAATTCCATTGAAAAAAGGAGAAGCATCATTTTCAGGTTGTGGGGAATATAACCCACTTCAAAATATGAATACGGAGTATTCTAATTTGTTTGGTAAAAAAATACTATTAAATGGTTCTGAAGGTATTGTATTAGGTTATGGTACGAGATATGCTAAAGAAAAGCCTAATTTAATGATTAGTGCAGATATGCACACTATGGACGACTATTATATAGGTGGATTTCACACTTCTGCAGGTGCTGAAATCTACGATACTGTCGCAATTCCTGTTGAAATGAACGAAAAGAATAAAAAATATCTTATGACTATTGATGATGATATTATATTGCCATTAACTAACGTATTGGGTCGTGAACTGATAAAAGAAGCCACTTATGGCGAAGCTTGGAATAATGCAGACCTTAGACCAAAAGTTGATTTGACTAAATGTACTGAAAATAAATATAGAAACAGTGAAACTCCATTATCTAAGTTTTGTGAAGCAGTCGCATTATGCCCTACTAAAGCTCTTGAGAACGGTATACCTTCAAAAGATTGTTTTGGTTGCGGTATTTGTGCCAAAGTGTGTCATGAAGGCGTATATAGCATGAAGTTAAACTCTATTGGGGGAATTCCGATTACTTGTCGTCAATCAGACAGGGTAAGAGCTTTAAAACTTTCAAAAGAACTTAAAAAGAGAATTGAAAAAGGAGAATTTAAATTATAG
- a CDS encoding DUF4013 domain-containing protein: MSFSDDYIVNPLKYSLSNSKAFLTYIIVSFFPDILAVVFVMVISIVGFLGIMDSQGLSSRMVNVLLFLIIMVIYYIIAILAALISKGYLVTVIKTTVEGDSILPKWENWGNLAFKGFSLAIFTFILWLVFILILMIIGFLSAIFSIIGYSAGIQSPNLLSFLVMVGLGISAGITFLMYYVLALSNYATKERFGAFFEIKTLSKMMSWKLLGVLITMVVIAGILFVPVIIMYFFTMAFVGNPVLFIIFIVITLLLVVVLVGISSFYLSRCLGIYYKSKLENKPEFNNIEDNVKI; encoded by the coding sequence TTGAGTTTTAGTGATGATTATATCGTAAATCCATTAAAATATTCATTAAGTAATAGTAAGGCGTTTTTAACTTATATAATTGTTTCATTTTTTCCAGATATTTTAGCAGTGGTCTTTGTAATGGTGATATCTATTGTAGGGTTCCTTGGAATTATGGACTCACAAGGTTTAAGTTCACGCATGGTTAATGTATTATTGTTCTTAATTATTATGGTAATTTATTATATTATTGCAATTTTAGCTGCTTTAATATCAAAAGGTTATCTTGTAACTGTAATCAAAACAACGGTAGAAGGGGATTCCATACTTCCAAAATGGGAAAATTGGGGAAATTTGGCATTTAAAGGATTTTCATTAGCTATATTTACTTTTATATTGTGGTTAGTATTTATTCTAATTCTTATGATAATAGGTTTTTTAAGTGCAATTTTTAGTATAATTGGTTATAGTGCAGGTATTCAATCACCTAATTTATTAAGTTTCCTGGTAATGGTAGGTTTAGGAATCTCTGCGGGAATAACCTTTTTGATGTATTATGTACTTGCTTTATCGAATTATGCTACTAAAGAACGATTTGGTGCATTTTTTGAGATTAAAACATTATCTAAAATGATGAGTTGGAAATTATTGGGCGTATTGATAACAATGGTAGTTATAGCAGGTATATTATTCGTACCTGTAATTATAATGTATTTCTTTACTATGGCTTTTGTGGGTAATCCGGTATTATTCATAATTTTTATAGTAATTACGTTGCTTTTAGTCGTAGTACTAGTGGGAATTTCTTCATTTTATTTAAGTAGATGTTTAGGTATTTATTATAAATCTAAACTTGAAAATAAACCTGAATTTAATAATATTGAAGATAATGTAAAAATATAA
- a CDS encoding DUF5591 domain-containing protein, with protein sequence MLEPLMYDIGRICKETIEVEDGKKTESEIKMGITPKIIDEDYLTSLKSNNTDNTDNKDNILKIPFDCPESLKNTILNLNINNNINNNDKIEIINFGKDISKNLDDIDPNKELYIIVDILQMISRKELINIIPKIREKISPNAGIYVPNVLPAQVPLLVYMGVDYFDYGAVDYYSAMGYQLSKNRQYKISNVKNELSNNNNNNNNNNKENNKESALKFHNRQIMDAVIEETLYCIENQKLRNLVEETTISDPYLRANYRRYVPDLRNIPLSTENKLIVTMDEVKIPEVKKYIERAVNYTPFSNLIVLLPCSSKKPYSLSKSHQKFIGAINSIKTPVDELILTSPYGIVPRALELSVKYDIPVTGEWSADEVEFINENLAKYLKNAKNKFSNDEATKKGLKVIAHLPDHYLEILDMERMNSILTDEDEFIISSINGNPTTNDSISNLKAILKDLEIKMREEQKLNAISKRENSEKSEETNNNANENNNNNNNNNVDNTEKPLRFTRRGQVIHNYQELAKFQFGKNFIPNDVVVKGKHKKFFIKQNGKEVQICTLNDRKGLFVLTVNGGELLGKENWVELNFKAKKGSLFAPGFKDAQDIISVNDEVVIYYEDKYLGVGRALMNASEMKKATSGILLSIRHVFK encoded by the coding sequence ATGTTAGAGCCACTGATGTATGACATAGGAAGAATTTGTAAAGAAACAATTGAAGTTGAAGATGGGAAAAAAACGGAAAGTGAGATTAAAATGGGTATAACCCCTAAAATAATCGATGAAGACTATTTAACGAGTTTAAAAAGTAATAATACAGATAATACGGATAATAAAGATAATATTTTAAAAATTCCTTTTGATTGTCCAGAATCTTTAAAAAATACGATTTTGAATTTAAATATTAATAATAATATTAATAATAACGATAAAATCGAAATAATAAATTTTGGAAAAGATATTTCTAAAAATTTGGATGATATCGACCCAAATAAGGAATTATATATTATCGTAGATATTTTACAAATGATATCCCGAAAAGAGTTAATCAATATAATACCGAAAATACGTGAAAAAATTTCTCCAAACGCAGGAATATACGTTCCAAACGTTTTGCCAGCACAAGTGCCTTTATTAGTTTATATGGGTGTAGATTACTTTGATTACGGCGCTGTGGATTATTATTCCGCAATGGGGTATCAATTATCTAAAAATAGACAATATAAAATTTCAAACGTAAAAAACGAATTATCAAACAATAATAATAATAATAATAATAATAATAAAGAAAATAATAAAGAAAGTGCCCTAAAATTTCATAATCGGCAAATAATGGATGCAGTGATTGAAGAAACACTATACTGTATTGAAAATCAAAAATTAAGGAATTTAGTTGAAGAAACTACAATTTCAGACCCTTATTTAAGGGCAAACTACAGAAGGTATGTGCCAGACCTTAGAAATATACCTTTATCCACAGAAAATAAGTTAATCGTTACAATGGATGAGGTTAAAATACCTGAAGTAAAGAAATACATCGAAAGAGCGGTTAATTACACACCATTTAGTAATTTAATTGTATTATTGCCTTGTTCTTCAAAAAAACCTTATTCATTATCTAAATCTCATCAAAAATTTATCGGAGCTATTAATTCGATAAAAACACCTGTGGATGAGTTAATATTAACTTCGCCATACGGAATAGTGCCAAGAGCTTTAGAATTGAGTGTAAAGTACGATATTCCCGTGACTGGTGAATGGAGTGCAGATGAAGTTGAATTTATAAACGAAAATCTCGCAAAATATCTAAAAAATGCGAAAAATAAATTTTCAAATGACGAAGCTACTAAAAAAGGCTTAAAAGTTATTGCCCATTTGCCAGACCATTATTTAGAAATTTTAGATATGGAAAGAATGAATTCTATCTTAACTGACGAAGATGAGTTTATAATTTCATCGATAAATGGTAATCCTACCACAAATGATTCAATTTCGAATTTAAAAGCAATTTTGAAAGATTTAGAAATAAAAATGCGTGAAGAACAGAAATTAAATGCAATTTCTAAAAGAGAAAACTCTGAAAAATCGGAAGAAACTAACAATAACGCCAATGAAAATAATAATAATAATAATAATAATAATGTGGATAATACTGAAAAACCTTTGAGATTTACAAGAAGGGGGCAAGTAATCCACAATTATCAGGAGCTTGCAAAATTCCAGTTTGGTAAGAATTTTATACCTAACGACGTAGTTGTAAAAGGAAAGCACAAAAAATTCTTTATAAAACAAAATGGAAAGGAAGTTCAAATTTGTACATTAAATGATAGAAAAGGACTTTTCGTATTAACTGTAAATGGTGGCGAACTTCTCGGTAAAGAAAACTGGGTGGAATTGAATTTCAAAGCTAAAAAAGGCTCTTTGTTTGCACCAGGCTTTAAAGATGCACAGGATATTATCTCAGTAAATGACGAGGTTGTAATTTACTATGAAGATAAGTATCTGGGTGTTGGTAGGGCATTAATGAATGCTTCGGAAATGAAAAAAGCAACAAGTGGCATTTTATTGAGTATAAGACACGTGTTTAAATAA